The stretch of DNA CGTAATATTGACGATCCCTTGTCAGTCACTTCAGACTGCGGGCTCTGCTAAACTTGAACCCAGTCTAATTTGCCATGATGTAGCCTCGTCTCTGGAGTTCTGAACACCGCTGCCCCCGGCAGCATTTCCCCAAGTGATCCATACAGGAGAACCGATGAATATTCTGACCCTTGTCCGGCAAGTTCCGGATGCCGAAGCCCGCGTCAAAGTCTCTGGCAGCGCGGTCGACCTTGAAGGTACGACCCTCGTGATTGACGGCATGGACGAATACGGCGTGGAAGAAGCCCTGCGCCTGCGCGAGGGCGGCGCGAATATCGAGATGATTACGGCGCTGGCGATTGGCCCCAAGCGCAACGAAGACGCCCTGCGAACGGCGCTGGCGATGGGTGTAGACCGCGCCATTCACGTAGAAACCGATGAGAAGCTGGACGCTGTGAGCCTCAGCCGGGTGGTGGCCCAGATCGCGCAGGCCGAGAATGCCACGCTGATTCTGGTGGGCGGGCAGGAAGCCGACTGGGATTCTCAGGCGCTGGGGGCGGCCACCGCCGAACGTCTCGGCTGGCCCCAACTGACATGGACGAACGAGCTGAAGATTGAGGGCGAGAGCATCAGCGGTCGGCACGATGTGGACGACGGCAACGAGAGTTTCAGCGCCCCGCTGCCCGCCGTGGTGACCACGCAGCAAGGCCTGAACGAGCCGCGTTACCCCACGCTGCCCAACATCATGAAGGCCAAGCGCAAGGAGCTGCGGAAAGACACGCTGGATACGTATGGCGCGGCCAACACCGTGCGCGTGGTGAATGCCGAAATTCAGACCCGTGCCCGTATGAACCGCGTGATAGACGGCAAAGACCCGCAGGCCGCCGCCGAGCAACTGCTGGACTTGCTGCGAAACGAAGCCAAGGTTCTGGCGTAACGGCCCTAAAGGAGAACTGACCATGAAACTGATCGTTGCTGAACATGCAAGTGGCAAGCTGACCAAGGCCACGCTGGAAATGGTGGCCGCTGCCCAGAACGCGGGCGGAGAAGGCCCCATAACACTGCTGGTGCTGGGGCAAAATGTAGCCGCTGTTGCCACCGAAGCCGCGCAGTATGCCGAGCAGGTGTTGGTGGGAGACAGCGCCGCGCTCGCCGCCTACAACCCCGAAGTGTGGGCCGCCGCCGCCGCGCAGATCGCGCAGGAAGGGGAAGCCAGCCTCGTGCTGATCGGTGGAAGCCGCAGCGGACGCGAATATGCTCCCCGTGTGGCCGTCAAACTGGACGCGCCGTATTTGGAAGATGCCACCAGCCTCAGCGTGAATGGCGAGACCGTGCAGGCGCAGCGTTACACCTACCTGGCCCGCGTGACCGAAACCGTTGAGGCCAGTGCCCCCACC from Deinococcus sp. QL22 encodes:
- a CDS encoding electron transfer flavoprotein subunit beta/FixA family protein; the encoded protein is MNILTLVRQVPDAEARVKVSGSAVDLEGTTLVIDGMDEYGVEEALRLREGGANIEMITALAIGPKRNEDALRTALAMGVDRAIHVETDEKLDAVSLSRVVAQIAQAENATLILVGGQEADWDSQALGAATAERLGWPQLTWTNELKIEGESISGRHDVDDGNESFSAPLPAVVTTQQGLNEPRYPTLPNIMKAKRKELRKDTLDTYGAANTVRVVNAEIQTRARMNRVIDGKDPQAAAEQLLDLLRNEAKVLA